The following proteins are encoded in a genomic region of Corylus avellana chromosome ca4, CavTom2PMs-1.0:
- the LOC132179256 gene encoding protein SIEVE ELEMENT OCCLUSION B-like — protein sequence MASSTLPLVTAQQAIKGELSLFTMCDSEIMNEIYATHVHDDDTFDADSLFIVAENILRRATHIADNFMLGAQSHQESLEEKVPKASFSPPLCILKQLFAEMACQTPGEGIAHKTTMSVLQKLSSYSWDAKVVLTLAAFSFEYGDFWLLAQLPSSDQLAKSVGILKRVPDISKLLVFQKYGKAIIELNNLIKATLEVIKSIFELKKLYIYDTKDVPALASAMNRIPVDVYWAIITIVACTTQMCYLTSDENKTQELSPFAQKIKITLHFLKRQIKICYQQIEETKAYRKLKKIIRTHTENIEVFRVLIFADDNVQQLIDGSTNELVTINVLRKKNVLLFFSGLDISFDEISTLKLIDDGIRKEDQYKIVWIPIVEEWTNDLQRKFQMLQSKMSWYIVQYFKPIVGIRFIKEEWKFESKSMIVVMNPQGKVEHLNALHMIRVWGMKAFPFTKKVEVHLVKETNWIGDIMVGIHPNLQQWIKEEKYIFFYGGKDEEWIQQFGKKAIALANHPIIKETRISIELFCLGKGSKGGDDLQIQGRFWNKVESLFLSAKTDKEIEEHTVMQQIQKLLSFKNESGWAILSKGSRVVVSDGTIILKVLDEFEKWKCYVHANRFETCFNEYHKLIEGDRPCCSVDIPFAAEKVPKHMKCPYCTRLMETYVSFKCCHNDGQFSAL from the exons ATGGCTTCCAGTACGTTGCCGCTAGTTACCGCACAGCAAGCCATTAAGGGTGAGCTGAGCTTGTTTACCATGTGCGACAGCGAGATCATGAATGAAATTTATGCAACTCATGTCCATGATGACGACACCTTTGATGCCGACTCTCTTTTCATCGTAGCGGAAAACATTCTTAGGCGAGCCACCCATATTGCTGACAATTTCATGctg GGTGCTCAGTCACACCAAGAGAGCTTGGAAGAAAAGGTGCCCAAAGCCAGCTTCAGCCCTCCACTATGCATACTCAAGCAACTTTTCGCCGAG ATGGCATGCCAAACACCGGGTGAGGGAATTGCACATAAAACAACGATGTCAgtacttcaaaaactctcaagcTATTCATGGGATGCCAAGGTTGTGCTGACACTTGCTGCGTTTTCTTTTGAATATGGGGATTTCTGGCTTCTTGCCCAACTTCCCTCATCGGACCAACTCGCCAAATCAGTGGGAATCCTGAAACGAGTACCAGACATCTCAAAGCTTCTAGTGTTTCAGAAATACGGGAAAGCAATTATTGAACTTAACAACCTCATCAAGGCAACATTGGAAGTCATCAAGTCCATCTTCGAGTTGAAGAAACTATATATCTATGATACAAAGGATGTACCAGCATTAGCATCTGCCATGAACCGTATCCCAGTGGATGTCTATTGGGCTATCATAACTATTGTAGCTTGCACGACTCAAATGTGCTATCTGACTAGCGATGA GAACAAGACACAGGAATTGTCACCCTTTGCTCAGAAAATCAAAATCACCCTACACTTTTTGAAGAGGCAGATAAAAATTTGCTATCAACAAATAG AGGAAACGAAAGCTTATAGGAAACTCAAGAAAATCATCCGAACACATACTGAAAACATCGAGGTTTTCAGGGTGTTGATTTTCGCCGATGATAATGTGCAGCAGCTAATTGATGGTTCTACTAACGAATTG GTTACTATCAACGtgttgagaaagaaaaatgttttactGTTCTTTTCGGGCCTGGACATCTCATTTGATGAGATCTCGACTTTGAAGCTAATCGATGATGGAATAAGGAAGGAGGATCAGTATAAAATTGTATGGATCCCAATTGTAGAGGAGTGGACCAATGACCTGCAAAGGAAGTTTCAGATGCTGCAATCGAAGATGTCGTGGTACATAGTGCAGTACTTTAAACCAATAGTAGGCATAAGATTTATTAAGGAGGAGTGGAAATTCGAGAGTAAGTCTATGATCGTGGTAATGAACCCACAAGGGAAGGTGGAGCACCTAAATGCACTCCACATGATTCGAGTGTGGGGAATGAAGGCCTTCCCTTTCACTAAAAAGGTTGAAGTACATTTGGTGAAGGAAACGAATTGGATAGGAGATATAATGGTTGGAATTCATCCAAATTTGCAGCAATGG ATCAAAGAGGAGAAGtacattttcttttatggaggcaAGGACGAAGAATGGATCCAACAATTTGGCAAGAAAGCAATTGCCCTGGCGAATCACCCAATTATAAAGGAGACAAGAATTTCCATAGAGTTGTTTTGCTTAGGAAAAGGCAGCAAAGGGGGCGATGACCTCCAGATCCAAGGGCGTTTCTGGAACAAAGTAGAAAGCCTCTTCTTGTCCGCTAAGACAGACAAAGAGATCGAAGAGCACACTGTGATGCAACAAATTCAAAAGTTGCTTTCGTTCAAGAATGAGAGCGGATGGGCTATACTGAGCAAAGGGTCTAGAGTGGTGGTCAGTGATGGAACGATAATTCTTAAGGTCTTGGATGAGTTTGAAAAATGGAAGTGCTATGTGCATGCAAATCGCTTTGAAACTTGTTTCAACGAGTACCATAAGCTTATTGAAGGGGATCGCCCCTGTTGCAGTGTTGATATCCCATTTGCTGCTGAAAAGGTCCCAAAGCATATGAAGTGCCCTTATTGTACCCGTCTCATGGAGACCTATGTCAGCTTCAAGTGTTGCCACAATGACGGTCAATTTTCAGCTCTCTAG
- the LOC132177558 gene encoding protein SIEVE ELEMENT OCCLUSION B-like, with protein sequence MASKVVPSSAQQTVKRELTVLTMSDHDIMNQIYATHVHGDEKFDVDSLFILVENILKRSTLIVDNVALGAQVHFENLEDKTPKASFEPPLCTLKKISSEMQCKAPGEEIAHKTTMSILNKLSSYSWDAKAVLTLAAFALEYGDFWVVAQLYPSDQLAKSLGNLKQVPVLSSRQCLQKNQKALVELNNLIKVTLEVIECIFELEKLSIYDIKDVPALSIAMDRIPVDVYWAIITVVACASKMCDLTSNVDHMQELSPFANKLNVVLNILKMQIKLCKHQIEALEFHRRIKKLLQTPTEVKEVFKALIYAKDDIQPLIDGSTHRTVSIDVLKKKNVLLFISGLDISNDEISILKPIHDALRKEDQYKIVWIPIVERWNDDMRKKFEIQRSKMPWYIVQYFSPIAGIRFIKQDWHFKNKPVIVVMNPQGKVECPNAIHMIQVWGMKAFPFTSTVEEALSNGRDWMGSIVTGINPNVHNWIKGEKFIFFYGGKDNEWVQQFTKRAKALAIDPVIKEARISIELLCVGKGSKGEDDHSILGHFWNRLDSFFFSKAYKKTEEDAVTHEINKLLSYKNGSGWVVLCKGSIVVASGHGASILKVLEEFDKWKEQVRVKGFEVSFKHHHDKLLHTERQCCRVDIPLVAGKIPENMKCPECPRVMETFVSFKCCHVDGAINGLHLH encoded by the exons ATGGCCAGCAAGGTGGTGCCAAGTTCTGCACAACAAACTGTTAAGCGTGAGCTGACCGTGTTAACCATGTCCGACCACGACATCATGAACCAAATCTATGCAACCCATGTTCACGGTGATGAAAAGTTTGATGTCGACTCTCTTTTCATTCTTGTGGAGAACATCCTTAAGCGTTCTACCctgattgttgataatgttgCCCTG GGTGCCCAAGTACACTTTGAGAACCTCGAAGACAAGACTCCCAAAGCCAGCTTTGAACCACCATTGTGTACGCTGAAGAAAATTTCCAGCGAG ATGCAATGCAAGGCTCCGGGTGAGGAAATTGCACACAAAACAACAATGTCAATACTTAACAAACTCTCAAGCTATTCGTGGGACGCAAAGGCAGTGCTCACACTTGCTGCTTTTGCCTTGGAATATGGGGACTTCTGGGTTGTCGCCCAACTCTACCCATCAGACCAACTAGCCAAATCACTGGGGAACCTAAAACAAGTACCTGTTCTCTCAAGTCGCCAATGCCTTCAGAAAAACCAAAAAGCATTGGTTGAGCTTAACAACCTGATCAAGGTCACATTGGAAGTGATTGAGTGCATCTTTGAGCTGGAGAAGCTATCTATCTACGACATAAAGGATGTTCCAGCTTTGTCAATTGCCATGGACCGTATCCCAGTTGATGTCTATTGGGCTATCATTACTGTTGTAGCTTGCGCCAGTAAGATGTGTGACCTCACTAGCAATGT GGACCATATGCAGGAACTATCCCCCTTTGCTAACAAACTCAACGTCGTCCTTAACATACTAAAGATGCAGATAAAACTTTGTAAACACCAAATAG AGGCATTGGAGTTTCACCGAAGGATCAAGAAACTCTTACAAACCCCTACTGAAGTCAAGGAGGTTTTCAAGGCGTTGATTTATGCCAAGGATGATATACAGCCACTCATTGATGGTTCTACACACAGAACG GTTAGCATTGATgtgctgaaaaagaaaaatgttttattgttCATTTCCGGCTTGGACATCTCCAACGATGAGATTTCGATTCTTAAGCCAATTCATGATGCACTAAGGAAGGAGGATCAGTATAAAATAGTATGGATTCCAATTGTGGAAAGGTGGAACGATGACATGCGAAAGAAGTTTGAGATACAGCGATCCAAGATGCCATGGTACATAGTGCAGTACTTTTCGCCAATAGCTGGCATAAGGTTCATCAAGCAGGATTGGCACTTCAAGAACAAGCCTGTTATTGTGGTGATGAACCCACAAGGGAAGGTGGAATGCCCAAATGCAATCCATATGATTCAGGTATGGGGAATGAAGGCCTTCCCCTTCACTAGCACAGTTGAAGAAGCTCTATCAAATGGAAGGGATTGGATGGGATCCATAGTGACTGGCATTAACCCGAATGTACACAACTGG ATCAAAGGGGAGAAGTTCATATTCTTCTATGGTGGCAAGGACAACGAGTGGGTCCAACAATTTACCAAAAGAGCAAAAGCCCTTGCCATTGATCCGGTGATAAAGGAAGCAAGGATTTCCATAGAGTTGCTCTGCGTTGGAAAGGGCAGCAAAGGGGAGGATGATCACAGCATTCTAGGGCATTTCTGGAACCGCCTAGAcagctttttcttttccaaggCCTACAAGAAGACAGAAGAGGACGCTGTGACGCATGAAATCAACAAGCTGCTTTCCTACAAGAACGGGAGTGGATGGGTTGTGCTGTGTAAAGGGTCTATAGTGGTGGCCAGTGGTCATGGGGCCTCAATTTTGAAGGTGTTGGAGGAGTTTGACAAATGGAAGGAGCAAGTGCGAGTGAAGGGCTTCGAGGTTTCTTTCAAACACCACCATGACAAGCTTCTTCACACCGAACGCCAATGCTGCCGGGTAGATATTCCGCTGGTTGCTGGAAAGATCCCAGAGAATATGAAGTGCCCTGAGTGTCCCCGCGTCATGGAGACATTTGTCAGCTTCAAGTGCTGCCACGTTGATGGTGCCATAAACGGACTGCATCTCCAttag